Proteins encoded within one genomic window of Acinetobacter sp. WCHA55:
- a CDS encoding superoxide dismutase: MAYSLPALPYAYNALEPNIDAKTMEIHHTKHHQTYINNINGAIAGTEWEKLSVEDLVAKVNQVPTDLKNMVINNVGGHANHSLFWTVMNPKGGGQPTGAVAKAIDEQLGGVDAFKDAFTKAAISRFGSGWAWLSVTPEHQLIVESSANQDSPIMWGHIPILGLDVWEHAYYLKYQNRRPEYINAFYNVVDWDEVNRRYDMALQSKD, from the coding sequence ATGGCTTATTCTTTACCCGCTCTTCCTTATGCCTATAATGCACTCGAACCCAATATTGATGCGAAAACGATGGAAATTCACCATACTAAACACCATCAAACCTACATCAATAACATTAATGGCGCGATTGCAGGCACAGAATGGGAGAAACTGTCTGTGGAAGATTTGGTTGCCAAAGTCAATCAAGTCCCTACTGATCTTAAAAATATGGTGATCAATAATGTTGGTGGTCATGCCAACCACTCACTGTTTTGGACTGTCATGAATCCAAAAGGTGGTGGGCAACCGACTGGGGCTGTGGCAAAAGCTATTGATGAACAACTTGGGGGGGTTGATGCTTTTAAAGATGCATTTACCAAAGCCGCAATTAGCCGTTTTGGCAGTGGTTGGGCATGGCTGAGCGTGACACCTGAACACCAGCTGATTGTTGAAAGCAGTGCAAATCAGGACTCCCCTATTATGTGGGGACACATCCCTATTCTCGGTTTAGATGTATGGGAACATGCATATTATCTAAAATACCAAAACCGTCGTCCTGAATACATCAATGCCTTTTATAATGTGGTCGATTGGGATGAAGTTAATCGTCGTTATGATATGGCTCTACAATCTAAAGATTAG
- a CDS encoding Tim44 domain-containing protein: protein MEVRQRGLIAGFLTAALLVAPLAAEAKRAGGGKSHGMSRQAAPTQSYQQPRQATPAQQPTAPATAPAKSGPGVGGMVAAGVAGAAIGAVAANALADDNSASQAQAQEEKGGIPSWIWILLAAAVAFFIFRKMGAKKKVAPNPYAPNNGSTQAPFGQQAAPRTSNDNSNIFGQSVGGSAATPQNNAPFGAAYTNSGSQLPDGTEPAAFLRIARQRFNHIQSMNTASNISEIQRYLTPDLYQSMYQDIMANQDQDVAEFSNLNAMVADSATENGQYVVSVRFTGTVSEDLNSLPQPFAEVWHFVKPAGSTQDWLVAGIQQEA, encoded by the coding sequence ATGGAAGTTCGACAGCGTGGTTTGATTGCTGGTTTTTTAACAGCGGCTCTTTTAGTTGCACCCTTAGCAGCAGAAGCTAAACGTGCAGGTGGTGGTAAAAGCCACGGTATGAGCCGTCAAGCTGCACCAACTCAGTCTTATCAACAACCTCGTCAAGCAACTCCAGCTCAACAACCTACCGCGCCCGCTACAGCTCCAGCTAAATCTGGTCCAGGCGTCGGTGGTATGGTTGCGGCTGGTGTAGCGGGTGCTGCGATTGGTGCTGTAGCTGCAAATGCATTGGCAGATGATAACTCTGCTTCTCAAGCACAAGCACAGGAAGAAAAAGGTGGTATTCCAAGCTGGATTTGGATTCTTCTTGCCGCTGCTGTTGCCTTCTTCATTTTCCGTAAAATGGGCGCAAAAAAAAAAGTAGCACCTAATCCATACGCGCCAAACAATGGTTCAACACAAGCACCGTTTGGCCAACAAGCTGCACCACGTACATCAAATGACAACAGTAACATTTTTGGTCAGTCTGTAGGTGGTTCAGCTGCTACACCACAAAACAATGCACCTTTTGGTGCTGCCTATACCAATAGTGGTAGCCAGTTGCCTGACGGTACAGAACCTGCGGCTTTCTTACGTATTGCTCGTCAACGTTTCAATCATATTCAGTCGATGAACACAGCAAGTAACATTTCTGAAATTCAGCGTTACTTAACACCTGATCTTTACCAGTCTATGTATCAAGATATTATGGCGAACCAAGATCAAGATGTAGCTGAATTTTCAAACCTGAACGCAATGGTTGCGGACTCTGCGACAGAAAATGGCCAATACGTAGTTAGTGTACGTTTTACTGGTACAGTGAGTGAAGATCTCAACAGCTTACCGCAACCATTTGCTGAAGTTTGGCACTTCGTAAAACCAGCGGGTTCTACCCAAGACTGGCTCGTTGCGGGTATCCAACAAGAAGCGTAA
- a CDS encoding alpha/beta hydrolase: MKRSKIALALTVAVSMLSLTACNDDDDSPASNQKQTYVSESAYLEDTLTTAASIKVMTYNMENVQGQTAKATALVMFPKVAPPTDGYRVVVWEHGTVGVGDSCAPSNNMIHPRFKILADSLLAAGYVVVAPDYEGLGTPGIHPYLNLSSAAKSALSAVQAAKDHYGPQLNGAWMSVGQSQGGHASLATAEYANTDATYKGAVAGAPASSLGQIILEVAPAALAGIEEQEVKFGVPLAARTSVDSYATLLAYAALTGVGIKAYEPRFNYQDIFQSRAKSLAEFAEGSTGDNGLCLDNDSDPSLSLINKFKDDIIQFMTANTDKKVMDYPGLDTSVFATNETVKKFLISSQPGTKRIDKPVYIVQGTLDTNVPYPVTQGLVTKLQGLGSPNVLLDPVVGATHTQAIVCKNLQVYNFIQDKMPANTNIILDPNTVDASTNENCTGKAPT, from the coding sequence ATGAAACGCTCGAAAATAGCACTCGCCCTTACTGTTGCTGTTTCAATGCTGTCTTTAACTGCATGTAATGACGATGATGATTCGCCCGCTTCAAATCAAAAACAGACCTATGTTTCTGAAAGTGCCTATTTAGAAGACACATTAACCACTGCAGCTTCTATTAAGGTAATGACTTATAACATGGAAAATGTTCAAGGTCAGACTGCAAAAGCAACGGCGCTGGTGATGTTCCCTAAAGTAGCACCGCCTACAGATGGTTATCGCGTAGTGGTTTGGGAGCACGGCACGGTTGGGGTTGGTGATAGTTGTGCACCAAGTAATAATATGATTCACCCGCGTTTTAAAATTTTAGCAGATAGTCTACTGGCTGCTGGCTATGTGGTTGTTGCGCCAGATTATGAAGGTTTGGGTACGCCAGGGATTCATCCATATTTAAACTTATCTAGTGCTGCGAAGTCAGCGCTTTCTGCTGTACAAGCTGCAAAAGATCATTATGGCCCGCAGTTAAATGGTGCGTGGATGTCTGTGGGGCAATCTCAGGGGGGGCATGCCTCATTAGCGACCGCAGAATACGCAAATACGGATGCAACCTATAAAGGTGCTGTGGCTGGCGCACCAGCTTCGAGTTTGGGTCAAATTATCCTTGAGGTTGCACCAGCAGCTTTAGCTGGCATTGAAGAGCAAGAAGTTAAATTTGGTGTACCTTTGGCTGCACGTACTTCGGTCGATTCTTATGCAACCTTATTGGCTTATGCAGCATTAACGGGCGTTGGTATTAAAGCTTATGAGCCACGATTTAATTATCAGGACATTTTTCAATCACGTGCCAAATCCTTGGCTGAGTTTGCAGAAGGTTCAACAGGGGATAATGGTCTGTGTTTAGACAATGATAGTGACCCAAGTTTAAGCTTAATTAATAAATTTAAAGACGATATTATTCAGTTTATGACCGCAAATACTGATAAAAAAGTCATGGATTATCCTGGTTTGGATACGAGTGTGTTTGCAACCAATGAAACCGTAAAAAAGTTCTTAATCAGTAGTCAGCCTGGGACTAAACGAATTGATAAACCAGTATATATAGTACAAGGCACATTGGATACAAATGTTCCATATCCGGTCACACAGGGTTTAGTTACGAAGTTGCAAGGATTGGGTTCACCAAATGTTTTATTAGATCCAGTTGTTGGCGCAACTCACACCCAAGCAATTGTATGTAAAAATTTACAAGTTTATAATTTTATTCAAGATAAGATGCCAGCAAATACTAATATTATACTTGATCCAAATACAGTGGATGCTAGCACTAATGAAAACTGTACAGGTAAAGCGCCGACATAA
- the radA gene encoding DNA repair protein RadA, with protein MAKAKSVYRCEQCGADHSKWAGQCSECGEWNSLVEVNIAPAVTHRAQPKMGGGYAGQAAAISTLNQISVSHETRLPTGIGEFDRVLGGGLVTGSVVLIGGDPGIGKSTILLQTATHMAAANSAALYVTGEESLSQVALRANRLDLPTDKLKVMAETCVERICEMLALERPAVAILDSIQTLYTETLQSAPGGVSQIRESAALLTRFAKNSGTALFIVGHVTKEGALAGPRVLEHMVDCVLYFEGQSDSRYRMIRAVKNRFGAVNELGVFGMTDKGLREVANPSAIFLSRYDEAIAGSIVMISREGTRPLLVEVQALVDDAHGQPRRVALGLEQNRLNMLLAVMHRHGGVQTSGQDVYVNVVGGLKITETGSDLAVLLACASSLRGKALPQQLAVFGEVGLSGEIRPVPNGQERLKEAIKHGFKYIILPRGNAPQKDIAGVKVIAVARLHEALAEAMSLSDELN; from the coding sequence ATGGCAAAAGCAAAAAGTGTTTACCGCTGTGAACAATGTGGCGCTGACCATTCAAAATGGGCGGGTCAATGTTCTGAATGTGGAGAATGGAATAGTCTGGTTGAAGTCAATATTGCACCTGCAGTCACACATCGTGCGCAACCCAAAATGGGGGGTGGCTATGCAGGTCAAGCTGCTGCTATTTCCACCTTAAATCAAATTTCAGTTTCACATGAGACTCGACTGCCTACCGGAATTGGTGAGTTTGATCGTGTGCTTGGCGGTGGTCTTGTCACGGGCTCTGTAGTACTGATTGGTGGTGATCCAGGTATCGGGAAATCGACCATTTTATTGCAAACAGCAACGCATATGGCCGCGGCCAACAGTGCGGCATTATATGTCACAGGCGAAGAATCACTCTCTCAAGTGGCTTTACGTGCAAATCGGCTTGATCTGCCTACAGATAAACTCAAAGTCATGGCAGAAACCTGTGTCGAGCGAATATGTGAAATGCTTGCCCTTGAGCGCCCAGCCGTGGCAATTTTAGATTCCATTCAAACCCTATATACCGAAACACTCCAGTCAGCGCCGGGTGGTGTTTCTCAAATTCGCGAGTCCGCAGCTTTACTAACACGATTTGCTAAAAATAGTGGTACGGCCTTGTTTATCGTTGGGCACGTTACTAAAGAAGGTGCACTGGCTGGTCCACGTGTGCTTGAACATATGGTGGACTGTGTTCTGTACTTTGAAGGTCAGTCCGACTCACGTTATCGGATGATTCGTGCCGTTAAAAACCGTTTTGGTGCAGTCAATGAGCTCGGTGTTTTTGGCATGACCGATAAAGGCTTAAGAGAAGTGGCGAATCCTTCAGCCATTTTCTTAAGTCGTTATGATGAAGCCATTGCAGGCTCAATCGTGATGATCAGCCGTGAAGGCACACGTCCTTTGTTAGTTGAGGTTCAAGCTTTGGTTGATGATGCACATGGACAACCGCGCCGAGTCGCCTTAGGTTTAGAACAGAACCGTTTAAATATGCTCTTGGCGGTGATGCATCGCCATGGTGGCGTGCAAACATCTGGACAAGATGTCTATGTCAACGTTGTCGGTGGTTTAAAAATCACGGAAACAGGCTCTGACTTAGCCGTCTTATTGGCCTGCGCCTCTAGTCTGCGAGGTAAAGCACTACCACAACAACTGGCTGTTTTTGGTGAGGTCGGACTCTCTGGAGAAATTCGCCCAGTCCCCAATGGACAGGAGCGCTTAAAAGAAGCCATTAAACATGGTTTTAAGTATATTATTCTACCGCGAGGCAACGCACCGCAAAAAGACATTGCTGGGGTGAAGGTCATCGCCGTGGCGCGCTTACATGAGGCGCTCGCTGAAGCCATGAGCTTAAGTGATGAACTCAACTAA
- a CDS encoding superoxide dismutase, giving the protein MTTITLPALPYGYEDLAPHISKETLEFHHDKHHNTYVVNLNNLIKGTDLEGKTLEEIITASAGDASKAGIFNNAAQVWNHTFYWNCMAKNGGGKATGALAAKIDEAFGSYEKFAEEFAAAATTQFGSGWAWLVADEVNGNLSILKTSNADTPLAHGKVAVLTIDVWEHAYYIDFRNARPVYIKTFLESLVNWDYANAKYAGQAAGVEK; this is encoded by the coding sequence ATGACAACCATTACTTTACCTGCACTTCCATATGGCTACGAAGATCTTGCTCCGCATATCAGCAAAGAAACTTTAGAATTCCACCACGACAAACACCACAATACTTACGTTGTTAACCTAAACAACCTAATCAAGGGTACTGACCTTGAAGGTAAAACTTTAGAAGAAATCATCACAGCTTCTGCTGGCGATGCATCTAAAGCAGGTATCTTCAACAATGCAGCGCAAGTTTGGAACCACACATTCTACTGGAACTGTATGGCTAAAAACGGTGGTGGTAAAGCAACAGGTGCTTTAGCTGCTAAAATTGATGAAGCATTCGGTTCTTACGAAAAATTCGCTGAAGAATTTGCTGCTGCAGCTACAACTCAATTCGGTTCAGGTTGGGCTTGGTTAGTTGCTGATGAAGTAAATGGCAACCTTTCTATCCTTAAAACTTCAAATGCAGACACTCCTCTTGCACATGGTAAAGTTGCAGTGTTAACTATTGACGTTTGGGAACATGCTTACTACATCGACTTCCGTAATGCACGTCCTGTTTACATCAAAACTTTCCTTGAAAGCCTTGTAAACTGGGATTATGCAAACGCGAAATATGCAGGCCAAGCTGCTGGTGTTGAAAAATAA
- a CDS encoding DUF2726 domain-containing protein, whose product MRVGFFFALENIVFDLSQIIFFIIGCFATITLVLMVYPDLFRRKQKFYAKHVITPFERKMFIRLKEAFPRHHVLAQVSFSSLITSDHYKIRAKFNRKVTDFVLLDEQLAVVVIIELDDPSHIGKEQEDAERDAMLNEAGYIVLRFTEIPSIRQLHKHIGIMPAMRA is encoded by the coding sequence ATGCGAGTGGGTTTTTTCTTTGCGCTAGAAAATATTGTGTTCGATCTGAGTCAAATCATCTTTTTTATCATCGGCTGCTTTGCCACTATTACACTAGTGTTGATGGTCTATCCTGACCTGTTTCGCCGTAAGCAAAAGTTTTATGCCAAACACGTCATTACGCCATTTGAACGTAAAATGTTTATTCGCTTAAAAGAAGCCTTCCCACGCCATCATGTTCTAGCTCAAGTTTCATTTAGCTCACTGATTACCAGTGACCACTATAAAATACGAGCCAAATTTAACCGAAAAGTCACCGATTTCGTTTTATTAGATGAACAATTAGCGGTTGTAGTGATTATTGAACTCGATGATCCCTCCCATATCGGCAAAGAACAAGAAGATGCAGAACGTGATGCCATGCTGAATGAAGCAGGTTACATTGTTCTGCGTTTTACCGAAATTCCAAGCATTCGCCAACTACACAAACACATTGGCATCATGCCTGCAATGCGTGCTTGA
- a CDS encoding S1C family serine protease, producing MRRTFSWLPWVLLILVIAGFFAWQQYQKPKAPVASDGIKMPAEKVEPLINTTRTGGVVSYSAAVKVAAPAVVNIFTTQKVKQLDHPLLNDPAFREFFGNQIPDQFSQNKNENSLGSGVIVRPDGYILTNNHVIAQADQIVVALQDGRRAVAKVIGTDPDTDLAVIKIELANLPVLPFKLSGNEVGDVVLAIGNPFGVGQTVTQGIISATGRSDLGINTYEDFIQTDAAINPGNSGGALIDVAGNLIGVNTAIFSQSGGSLGIGFAIPAKICQQVLNSILKDGRVVRGWLGISLLPVEQVNILEPKGPGVVVADVLKTGPAAKAGLMKGDKIVKVNDEVITSTSHLINFVALQPPNSTIQISLERDGKPLEVAVVVGERKEQNQDSQFIPLPE from the coding sequence GTGCGCAGGACCTTTTCCTGGTTACCTTGGGTATTACTCATTTTAGTCATTGCTGGATTTTTTGCTTGGCAACAGTATCAAAAGCCAAAAGCACCTGTGGCGTCGGATGGTATTAAGATGCCCGCTGAAAAAGTTGAGCCTTTAATTAACACCACGCGTACCGGTGGTGTAGTTTCTTATAGTGCTGCAGTGAAAGTGGCTGCACCAGCAGTAGTAAATATTTTTACCACGCAAAAAGTCAAACAGCTTGACCATCCATTACTCAATGATCCTGCGTTCCGTGAGTTTTTTGGCAATCAAATTCCAGATCAGTTTAGCCAAAATAAAAATGAAAACAGTTTGGGGTCAGGTGTGATTGTTCGCCCAGATGGTTATATTCTGACCAATAATCATGTAATTGCTCAAGCTGATCAAATTGTTGTGGCATTACAAGATGGTCGTCGTGCAGTGGCAAAAGTGATTGGTACAGATCCCGATACTGATTTGGCTGTGATTAAAATTGAGCTGGCAAATCTGCCTGTTTTACCCTTTAAGCTCAGTGGTAACGAAGTGGGTGATGTGGTCTTGGCTATTGGTAACCCATTTGGTGTAGGTCAAACCGTTACGCAGGGTATTATCTCTGCTACAGGACGCTCTGACTTAGGTATTAACACTTATGAAGACTTCATACAAACCGATGCAGCAATTAACCCAGGTAATTCTGGCGGTGCTTTAATTGATGTGGCAGGTAATTTAATCGGGGTTAATACTGCGATTTTCTCTCAGTCGGGTGGATCCTTAGGTATTGGCTTCGCCATTCCTGCAAAAATTTGTCAACAAGTACTGAACTCCATTCTTAAAGATGGTCGTGTTGTTCGTGGCTGGTTAGGTATTAGCCTACTTCCTGTCGAGCAAGTGAATATTTTAGAGCCGAAAGGACCAGGTGTGGTTGTTGCAGACGTGTTAAAAACTGGGCCTGCTGCAAAAGCTGGTTTAATGAAAGGTGACAAGATTGTGAAAGTAAATGATGAAGTGATTACTTCAACCTCACATTTGATTAATTTTGTGGCTCTACAACCGCCGAATAGCACCATTCAGATTTCACTTGAGCGTGATGGTAAACCTTTAGAGGTTGCTGTGGTTGTTGGGGAAAGAAAAGAGCAAAATCAGGACTCTCAATTTATTCCATTACCTGAATAA
- a CDS encoding Nif3-like dinuclear metal center hexameric protein, with product MAKLQDIIQWCDQTLKSPEFKDYAPNGLQIEGKTEVRKILAAVTASQDAIDAAIQENADLLLVHHGYFWKGEAYPITGMRGKRIKSLIQHDISLLAYHLPLDSHPRLGNNAAIADCLELERIEALDPSERHPIGNIGYLKQPMPVEEFKQFVSEKLKFDVIHLPADKTMIEKVGFCTGGAQDFIVKAAEQGCDAYISGEVSERTFYEAKELDVHYFACGHHATERYGVQRLGQAISEQFDIEYVYFELNNPI from the coding sequence ATGGCAAAATTACAAGACATTATCCAGTGGTGTGATCAAACCCTTAAATCACCTGAGTTTAAGGACTATGCACCGAATGGCCTTCAAATTGAAGGTAAAACCGAAGTACGTAAAATTTTAGCTGCGGTAACAGCATCGCAAGATGCCATTGATGCTGCGATCCAAGAAAATGCGGATCTCTTACTGGTTCATCATGGTTATTTTTGGAAAGGTGAAGCCTATCCTATCACAGGTATGCGCGGTAAACGGATCAAGAGTCTGATTCAACATGACATTTCTTTACTGGCATATCACCTCCCCCTCGACAGCCATCCACGTCTTGGAAATAATGCAGCGATTGCAGATTGCCTCGAACTGGAACGTATTGAAGCACTTGATCCATCTGAGCGTCATCCTATTGGCAATATTGGTTATTTAAAACAGCCCATGCCTGTGGAAGAGTTTAAACAGTTTGTGTCTGAAAAATTAAAGTTTGATGTCATTCATCTTCCTGCGGATAAGACCATGATTGAAAAAGTCGGTTTTTGTACTGGTGGTGCACAAGATTTCATTGTAAAAGCCGCTGAACAAGGCTGTGATGCCTATATTTCAGGCGAAGTCAGTGAACGTACTTTCTATGAAGCCAAAGAATTAGACGTACATTATTTTGCTTGCGGACATCATGCGACTGAACGCTATGGCGTGCAGCGATTAGGTCAAGCCATTTCAGAACAATTTGATATTGAGTATGTTTATTTCGAATTAAATAACCCGATCTAA